Genomic segment of Myxococcus stipitatus:
GCCGCCCTGGGAGGAAGGCATGTGGAGGTGGACCGATTTCCTGGACGTGGACGCCATCCGCCCCTCGCTGGCGTCGAGAGCCCCGACGGAGGTGCTGCACGAGCTTGCGGGGCTGATGGCGCCCGCGGCCGGTGTGTCCCAGCGGGAGCTGGCGCTGAACCTGATGGCGCGCGAGCACCTGGGCTCCACGGCGATGGAGGGAGGCGTGGCGGTGCCGCACTGCCGGCTTGCCCACGCGCGGCGCATCGTCACCTGTCTGGGCATCCACCGAGGCGGCCTGGCGTTCGGCGCGGCCGAGGATGGACTGGTGCGCATCTTCGTGGGCCTCGTCTCACCCCTCGACACCGCGGGGCTCCACCTCAACGTGCTCGCGCGTATCGCCACGCTGTTGCATGACCCCGGGCTCCGCGCGGACTTGCTGGTGGCGTCGTCGCCCGAGGTGATTCGCGCGCTGCTCGTGCAGGCGGAGGAGGAGCACCTGTCGCCTCGCCATGACGTGGCCCTGGGGCGCTGACGTCCTCGAGAGGATGCGGGCAGGCTCTCGGAATCGGAGAATGAGAAGCCAAGAGTGACGGGGGTGGTCCTGACCGGCCCGGAAGTGTGTGGTGGGCCTCGGGAAAACAACAGGGAGGGGGTACGCAATCGCGCCGGGGGGACACATCTCTGCGCCGACTCGGGATGCGGCCGCTGCACCGAGGAGGTGACCGGTATGTTGCGATGGACTGACTACCTGGATGCCGAAGGCGTCCGCCTGTCGATGGTGGCGAAGGACCGGGTGGGCGTGGTGCAGGAGCTGGCCGGATTGATGGCGGCTCGGGCGCAGGTCTCTGCTCGGGAGCTGGCGACACACCTGTTGGCGCGCGAGCAGCTCGGCTCCACGGCGACGATGGGCGGCGTGGCGGTGCCGCACTGCCGGGTGGCCGGGGTGCCTCGCATCGTCACGTGCGTGGGGCTCCATCGTCAGGGGGTCGACTTCGGAGACGCGGACCAGGGCCGGGTGCACATCTTCGTGGGGATGGTGTCGCCTCCCGACACGGCGGGCCTGCACCTCAACGTGCTCGCGCGGATTGGCGCGCTCCTGCGCAACGCGAGGCTTCGCGAGGCGCTGCTCACCGCGCCGTCGACCGCGGCCCTGCGCGCGTTGCTCCTCTGCGTCGAGGAGACACACGTGAACCAGGGCTCCGAGCCTGTCCAGGCTCGCGGCGTGTAAAAATCCCACGAGGTCCAACGTCGGACAGAAGAGGCGCCGTGCCCTCACGTGTCGCATGGGAGGGCGGGTCCGCCTGTTAGCGTCGGGGGGTGACGACCACCTCATCCATCACGCCTCGTTGGTTGTTGTACGGAGCCTCTGGTTACACCGGCCGCCTCATCGCGGAGGAGGCGGTGCGCCGCGGCCACCGTCCCGTGTTGTCCGGTCGTTCGCTCGAGAAGCTGACGCCGCTCGCGGAGGCCCTGGGGTTGGAGGTCCGCCCCGCCGCGCTGGAGGACCCGCGCCAGCTGGCCGCCGCGCTGAAGGACCTGCCGCTGGTGCTCCACGCCGCGGGCCCCTTCGTGCGCACCGCCGAGCCCATGCGCCAGGCGTGCCTCACGCACGGCGTGCACTATCAGGACATCACCGGGGAGATTCCCGTCTTCGAGGGCTCGTTCCGCCTGGACGCCGAGGCCAAGGCCCGCGGAGTCTCGCTGATGTCCGGCGTGGGCTTCGACGTGGTGCCCACCGACTGTCTGGCCCGGTACGTCGCGGACCTGGTGCCCGGGGCCACCGAGCTGGAGATCGCCATCTCGGGCGGCTCGCAGGCGAGCGCCGGCACCGCCAAGTCCGTGGTGCTCCAGCTCCCCGAGGGCGGCAAGGTCCGGCGCGGCGGAGTCCTGGTGTCCCATCCCCTGGGCCAGGGCATCCGCCGCCTGCGCTTCGACGACAAGGAGCGCACGGTGATGCCCATTCCGTGGGGCGACCTGTCCACCGCGTACCGCACCACCGGCATCGGGAACATCACCACCCTGATGGCGGTGCGCGCCTCCTCGGCCCAGGCCCTGCGCTGGACGGCCCCCGTGCTGCGCGAGGCGCTGAAGGTGGGGCTCGTGCGGGACCGGGTGCTGCGCCTCATCGACTCCCGCGTCCACGGGCCCACCGCGGAGACTCGTGAGAAGGTCCGCTCTCACATCTGGGCCCAGGCGCGCGCGCCCGATGGACGCTCCTCCCAGGCCTGGCTCCAGGTGCCGGAGGGCTACCTCTTCACCGCGCGTGCGGCGGTCCTCGCCGTGGAGGAGCTGCTCGCCCAGCCCACCCCGGGGGCGCTCACCCCGGCGGGGGCCTTTGGCGCGGACTTCGTCCTCCGGGTGGAGGGCTGTCGCCGCCTGGACACCCCGGGGTGATCCTCGACAGGACCCCTCGGGTTCGAGGGGTCCATTCCACCCCAGGAATGGCCGAGACTTAGCAGCGGGGGCTCAGTCCGGTATCCTGCACTTCGGCGGATCACAGGTCCGTCCAAGCTTCAGGGAGTCTCCGCGACCCCACGGAAGGATGCCGACATGCGCTGGTGCAGCTGGCTCTGGAGGGAGCCGCGCCTCAACCGCCGAAGCTTGGATGGGGTGGAGGGGGCTCGGTGCGTTTGAAGCTGAAGCAGAAGGTCATGCTGTCGCCAGCGGTCGCGGCGGTGTTCCTGACGGTGCTCTTCGCGGTGGTGCTGGCGGAGGGGCCTTCCTGGCTGGTGGGCGCGCTGGCCCTGTCGTGTCTGGGGTCGATGGTGGCCCTGGCGGTGTGGCTGCACCGCGAGGTGGCCGAGCCCGTGGGCCGGCTGGCGGCGGTGGCTCGGCGCATCGCGCAGGACGGCGACCTGTCGCAGCCCATCGAGGCGGTGGGCCAGGACGAGGTGGGCGAATTGGGGCGCAGCCTCCAGGTGATGGTGGCCCGGCTTCGAGAGGTGCCCTCCACGCTGCAGTCGGTGGTGACGGAGCTGTCCTCGGCGGCTTCGCGGCTGACGCAGGCGAGCCAGGACCAGGTGAACTTCCTCACCAACCAGTCGCGCAGCCTCACCGAGGCGAGCACCACCATCGCCGAAATCGCCCAGACCTCCAGCATGGCGTCCAGCCGCGCGGAGATGGTGCTGAAGGTGGCGGCGGAGGCGGACGCGTTCAGCTCGTCGGGCCAGCAGTCCATCGAGCAGAGCGCGGAGGGCATGCAGCAGATTCGCGAGCGGGTGAGCGCGCTGGTGAGCAGCATCGCGCACCTGAGCGAGCAGGCCGTGCACGCCGGCGAAATCATCAGCAGCGTGAAGGACCTGGCGGACCAGTCCAACGTGCTGGCGCTCAACGCGGCGATTGAAGCGGCGCGCGCGGGCGAGGGCGGCCGAGGCTTCGCGGTGGTGGCGCGGGAGATGCGCGCGCTCAGTGGCCAGTCGCTCCAGAGCACCCAGCGCATCGGGAAGATTCTCCTCGAAATCAACCAGGCCATCCGCCAGACGACCTCCATCGCGGAGGAGGACAGCGAGAAGATGGAGCAGAACATCGAGCAGGTGTTGGCCTCGGCCAGCTCGCTGTCGGGCATCACCACGGTGGTGCAGGAGAGCAGTCAGGCGGCGCGGCAGATTGTCGCGTCCGTCACCCAGCAGAACGCGGGCATCGCGCAGATGACGGACGTGATGACGCACCTCTCCTCGATGATGGCGGACGTCGTGACGTCCACCCTGACGGCCGAGGAGGCCGTGGCTCAAATCAACGCCACGCTGGGCCGCCTCCAGACGCTGTCCACCGCGTTCCGCGTGTAGGGTGTCCGCGCCGGGCGGCCCCGCCCGAGGGCCGCCCGTTCTCCTCGCGTCGGGCCTATTCGCCCTGCATCAGCCCGGTGATGCGCCCGTCCTCGTGGACGGTGATGCGACGGGCCGCGGGCTCCTTGGGCAGGCCCGGCATGGTGAGGATGTCTCCGGTGAGCGCCACCATGAAGCCCGCGCCCGCGGACAGCCGCACCTCGCGCACGGTGAGCGTGAAGCCTCGGGGCCGGCCCTGCTTCGTCGGGTCATCCGAGAGCGACAGGTGCGTCTTCGCCATGCACACGGGCAGCTCCGCGCCGCCCAGCTCGCGCACCATCTCCAGGTCCTTGCGCGCGGAGGCGGTGAAGGCCACGTCGTCCGCGCCGTACACGGTGCGGGCGATGGCGCGCACCTTCTCCTCGGGGGACTGCTTCACGTCGTAGAGGAAGCGCGGCTGGGGCGGTGAGGCGTCCGTTGCGTCGAGCATGGCGAGCACCCGGTCGGCCAGCTCCAGCGCGCCCTCGCCGCCGCGGGTGAAGCCCTCGCACACGGCGGTCTCCACGCCGCGCGCCTTCCCGAAGGCACGCAGCGCGTCGAGCTCCGCCTCCGTGTCCTGCGGGAAGCGGTTGACGCACAGCACGGCGGGCAGGCCGAAGGCGCGCACGGATTCCAGGTGCTTCTCCAGGTGGTCGAAGCCTCGCGCCAGCGCGTCCGCGTCCGGGTCCGCCACGCGGGCGAGGGGCGCGCCGCCCTGGTACTTCAGCGCGCGCAGCGTGACGACGAGCACGACACCCCGGGGCCACAGGCCGGTGCTGCGGCACTTGATGTCGAGGAACTTCTCCGCGCCCAGGTCGAAGCCGAAGCCCGCCTCGGTGACGACCTCGTCCGCGTAGGCGAGGCCCATGCGCGTGCCCACCACGGAGCTGCACCCGTGCGCGATGTTGCCGAAGGGGCCGGCGTGCACGAGCGCGGGGCCGCCCTCGCGCGTCTGCACGAGGTTGGGCATCAGCGCGTCCTTGAGCAGGGCGACCATGGCCGCCGCCGCGTCCACGTCCCGGGCGCGCACGGGCTTGCCATCGGGAGTCAGGCCCACGACGACGCGGCCCAGGCGGGCCTCCAGGTCCTTGAGGTTCTCCGACAGGGCGAGGATGGCCATCACCTCGCTGGCGGCGGTGATGTCGAAGGCGCCCTCGCGCGGGACGCCGTGCGCCTTGCCGCCGAGGCCGACGATGACGTTGCGCAGGAACCGGTCGTTCATGTCCATGGCGCGCCGCCAGCGCACGCGCGTGGAGTCGATGGCCACGGGGTGGCTGTAATACACGGCGTTGTCCACGAGCGCGGCCAGCAGGTTGTTGGCGCTGGTGATGGCGTGCAGGTCCCCGGTGAAGTGCAGGTTGATGTCCGCCGCGGGCTCCAGGCTCGCCTGTCCGCCGCCGGTGCCACCGCCTTTCACGCCGAACACCGGCCCGAGCGAGGGCTCTCGCAGCGCGGCCACGACCTTGCGCCCCCGACGCCGCAGGCCCATGGCCAGCGCCACGGACATGGTGGTCTTCCCCTCGCCCGGAGGCGTGGGGTTGATGGCGGAGACGAGGACGAGGCGCCCCTGTCGGCCACCCTGCTTCGCGAGCGCTCCCAGGGACACCTTGGCGCGGTGGGTGCCCCACGGGTGCACGTCCTCGGGAGAAAGGCCCAGCTCGGCGCCTACGTCTGCGATGGGTCTCAGCGTCATGCGAGGACTCTCGATGCGCGGCATGTCGCGGGTCAACGGAGGAAGTGCCCGGGACGCCATCCCCTCCACACTGTGCTGGTGGCGTGGACCAGCACAGTGGGACGGCGGAGGGTCAGCCCTCCTTCGCGGTGCGCTCACGGCTCGACAGCAGGCGCCACAACAGGGCCGGAAGTCCCAGCAGCGTGGCCACCGCCACCCAGGGCCAGGCCCCCACGTTCGAGAGCACCTGCGCCGCGCGCTCCTTCGCCCCGGCGGGGAGCTGCGCGAGTAGGAGGAACGCCGCGGTGGCGAGCACGAAGACGGCGAAGCCCTTGCGCAACAGGCCCGGCGCCACGCGTCCCGCGAGCCTGCCTCCCACGAGGCTCCCCACCAGCGCCACCGCGATGACCTGCGCGGTGAGCACCCACGGCAGCTCGAGGTGGCCCAGGTGTCCCACGAGGCCCGCCGCGCACTGGAGCGCGATGACCACCAGCGACGTCGCCGTGGCCACGGGCGTGGGCAGGCCCACCATCGCGAGCGCGGGGACGATGAGGAAGCCGCCTCCCGCGCCCACGAGCCCCGACAGGAGGCCCACCCCCACGCCTTGCAGCAGCACCCGGCCGATGCCGCTCGCGGACACGGCGGGCGCCGCCGTGCTCGAAGGCGCGGGCGCGGGGGCGTCCGAGCGCAGCAGCATGGCGACCGACGCGGCCACCATGACACACGCGAAGAACACCATCAGCGCGGTGGGCGACAGGAGCGGGTTGAGCTTCCCGCCCAGGAACGCGCCCACCATGCCTCCCGCGCCGAACACGAAGGCGGTGCGCCACCGCACGCGCCCCGCTCGCGCATGCAGCCAGGCGCCGTTGGCGCTGGTGACTCCCACGACGACGAGCGACATGGCGATGGCCGTGCGCGGCTCCACGCCGAGCACATAGACGAGCAGCGGCACCGTGAGGATGGAGCCCCCGCCACCCAACAACCCCAACAACACGCCCACGAGCAGTGCGCCCGCGAGCCCCGCGAACAACATCATCTCCGGCTGCCTCCCTCGCTCGCGACGGCGAGCAGGTCGCGGACCTCGCGCAGGGTCCGCTCGAAGGCGGCCGTGTCGTCGACACCCGGAGGCGGGGCGTCCCGCAGCGCGTCCAGAACGGCGGCCAGCTCCGCGCGCGTCGGCGCGGAGGGCAGGGCGTCCACGCGCGCAATCCGCAGGCCGAGCAGCCGGGAGCGCAGCGTGTCGCGCACCTGGGCGAGGGTGGGGCGCGCCTCGGACTTCAGCCGCACCACGGGCAGCGACTCCTCGTTCCACGCGAGCATCCCGCCGCGCAGGTTCATCACCCGCGAGAAGCCCAGCTCCACCAGCAGCCGGGCCGCCCGCGCGGACCTGGCGCCCGAGCGGCAGATGAGCACGACCTCCGCGTCCTTGGGCCACAGCGCGGCGGCCTCGCGCACCGTGGCCAGCGGCGCCGGGCGGATTCCCTCCAGGCGGCCGAGCACACCATCCAGCTCCACGGGCTCGCGGACGTCCACCAGGTGGGGACCCGGAGGGCCCTCCGCCGCGAGCTGCCGCGCGTCCACGTCGCGATAGCCCCCAGGTTGGGGAAGAGCGTTGTCGTACAGGGGACTCAAGTCAGTGCTTCCTTCCTCGCGTCCAGCAGGGGCGCGCAAGGCCATGAGAATGTGTTCGCCGCTTCGAGTGGAAGCGGGCGGAAGGTCGAGGACAGTGTTGTGAAGTCACGCCCCGCGCGTCAGGCGTGATGCGGCGACGCGGGCTCGGAGAGTCCACACGCGCGATTGGCCGGGACGGCCACGTCCAGCTTGCGCGGCGGAGGCAGCTGCCGGGCCTTCATGAGGGCGACGAAGTCCTCGCGAGACCTGCCCGCCAGCCGGGGGTTGTGCCGCTTCTCCTCGCCCACCGACGTCATGGTGAAGCCCGCGTAGTCGTGCGCGGGATACACCTCCGTCGCGTCGGGCAGGGAGAAGAGCTCGCGGGTGATGGAGTCGTAGAGCTGCCCCGGGTCGCCGTTCTGGAAGTCGGTGCGGCCGGTGCCCCGGACGAGCAGCGCGTCGCCGGTGAACAGCCGGCCGTCGCAGAGGAAGCTCAGGCTGTCGTCGGTGTGGCCGGGCGTCTCCAGCACGAGCACCTCGATGCCGCCCACGCGGACCACGTCACCCTGGGAGAGCTGGCGGTCCACGCAGGGCGCGCCGCGCGCGGAGGCGAACACCTGGGCACCCGTGCGCTCGCGCAGGAGGCCCGCCGCGGTGATGTGGTCGGCGTGGACGTGGGTCTCCAGGACGACCTTGAGCTTCAACCCGAGCTCCTGGAGCAACCGCACGTCCCGCTCCACCTGCTCCAGCACGGGGTCGATGAGCACGGCCTCTCGCGTGGCCAGGTCCGCCAGCAGGTATGTGTACGTCGAGGACTCCGCATCGAAGAGCTGCCGGAAGAGCATGTCCGCTTTCCTCCTGGGGGGTGTGGGTGTCGTGGAGGAGCATTGCCAGCCCCGTGCCAGGGGCCTTCTCCGAGGGGGACGTGGGCGTCGAGGGCGAGACGGTGTTTCGGGTGAAACAGTTGAAACACCGGCTGAAACGCGAGGGGTGAAGCGCTCACTCGTCCGCTTCGTCCAGGGCGCGCAGGCGGCGCCACAGGGTGACGCGGCTGACGCCGAGCAGGCGCGCGGCCTCGGTGCGGTTGCCTCCTGCCTTGGCGAGCGCCCCGCGGAGCTGCTCCGGGTCCAGGTCCGTGGCGTCGAGGCGGGCGCCGGCGGGGGGCTCGGAGAACTCCGGGGGGAGGTCGGCCTCGCGGAGGACGGGGCCCTCGCCGATGACGTAGGCGTACTCCATGACGTTGCGCAGCTCGCGCACGTTGCCGGGCCAGGGGTGGGCCTCCAGGAGCTTTCGCGCGCCGGGGGCGATGCGCTCCACGCGGCGGGTGCCTCGCTGCTGGAGCTCGTCGAGGAAGCGCAGGGCGAGCGGGAGGATGTCGCCTCGGCGCTCGCGCAGGGTGGGCAGGAAGATGGGCACCACGCGCAGGCGGTACATGAGGTCCGCGCGGAAGCGGCCGGCCTCGACCTCGCGGCGCAGGGCCCGGTGGGTGGCGGCGATGATGCGCACGTCCACGGGCACGGGGGCTCGGCCTCCCACGGGGATGACGGTGCGCGTCTCCAGCACGCGCAGCATCTTGGCCTGGAGGTCCAGGGGGAGCTCGGCGACTTCATCGAGGAAGAGGGAGCCGCCGTGGGCGAGGCGGAAGTGGCCGGGGCTGTCTCGCACCGCGCCGGTGAAGGCGCCGCGCACGTGGCCGAACAGCTCGCTCTCCAGGAGGTTGGGGGGCAGGGCCGCGCAGTTGATGGCGCGGAAGGGGCCCTTGCCGCGCGGGGAGAGGACATGCAGCGCGTGGGCGATGTGCTCCTTGCCCGTGCCGGACTCTCCTCGCACCAGCACGCTGGACTCGGTGCGCGCGACCTTCTCGACGATGCGGAAGACGCGGCGCAGCTCCGCGTCCTGGGTCCACAGGCCGTGGAAGACCTCCTCGCCTCCGGTGTCCCGAGGCGCCTGCTCCCGCGTGAAGGAGAGCGCCCAGCCCTGGAGGCGGCCTGCTCGCGTCAGGGGCACGGCGCGCACTCGGACGGGGACGGTGGTGGCGCCGGAGCGCAAGCGCGCGGAGGTCTCCCGGCCGTGGGAGAGCAGGGCGTCGAGGTCTCCTGGCGGCGTGAGGACCTCGGCGAGGGCGGCGCCTTCTCGGAGGGGCGTGCCGAGGAGGGACTCGAGGGCGGGGGTGAGGGAGGCCACCCGGCGGTTCGCGTCCACCAGGAGCACGGCGCCCGCGAGCGAGTCGAGCGCGGCGAGGGCGAGTGGGGACGGCGGAGGCGGGCGGGACGAGGGCATCGACGCCTGCATAGCCCGGCGGGTGCCGAGGCGCCCAGCGGCGGGCTTCAGCCGCGTCCGCGCATCATCAGCTTCCAGTAGAGCTGGGGCAGGCCGTGCTTCTTCATGACCCACATGTCCCGGCGCTCCTGGAGGGTGTCGATGAAGGGGAAGCTGGGGGTGGGGTTGCCGTCGTAGTCGAACTCGGCGAGCAGGAGCTTGCCGTAGGCGGTGGTGAGGGGGCAGGAGGCGTAGCCGTCATACCGCGCGGTGGGTGCGCGGCCGTCCATGACGGCGCGCAGGTTCTGCACGAGGACGGGGGCCTGCTTGCGGATGGCGGCGCCGGTGCGGCTGGTGGGGAGGTCGGAGGCGTCGCCGAGCGCGAAGACGTTGGGGTAGGTGGGGTGCTGGAGGGTGTGCTTGTCGGCGCGGACCCAGCCCACGCAGGTGCCCTCGCGGGAGGTGAGGGGGCTGTTCTTGATGAAGTCGGGGGCGCTCTGGGGCGGGGTGACGTGGAGGAGGTCGTAGCGCTGGGTGACGCGGGTGGTGCGGCCGTCCTGGGTGGTCTCGAAGGTGGCCTCGCGGCGGGCTCCGTCGACGGCGACGAGGTTGTGGCCGAAGCGGGTGTGGATGCCGTAGCGCTTCACGACGTCCTCGAGCACGCGGGCGAAGGGCTGCACGCCGAAGATGGCCTTGGCGCCGGAGCCGAAGATGACCTCCGAGCGGGCGAGGAGCCCGGTGCGGCGGAAGTGGTCGGCGGCCAGGTACATGATTTTCTGGGGGGCGCCGGCGCACTTCACGGGAGTGGCGGGGTGGGTGAAGAGGGCGGTGCCGCCCTTGAAGGCCTGGAGCATGCGCCACGTCTTGGGGGCGAGCTTCACGTCGTAGTTGCTGCTGACGTGTTCGGTCTCGAGGGCGTCGCGGAGGCCGGCGACCTTGTCCCAGTCGAGCTGGATGCCGGGGGCGACGACGAGGAAGTCGTAGCCGACGCGCAGGCCGCCGCGGGTGCGGACCTCCTGGCGGATGGGGTCGACTTCCGTGGCGGCGTCCTTGAGCCACTTCACGCCTCGGGGGATGAGGCGGGCTTCATCGCGGACGGTGTCCTCGATGCGTGCTTCACCCGCGCCGACGAGGGTCCAGAGGGGTTGGTAGTAGTGGCGGTCGGAGGGCTCGAGGATGGCGACGCCCTTCTGGCCGAGGCGGGTGAGTCGGGCGGCGACGCAGATACCGGCGGTGCCTCCGCCGATGATGAGGACGCGGTGGCGCTCGTTCACGGGGACGAGGTGCGGCATCGGCGTGGTCACCGGGTCCTTGCAGCCGCAGTCCGTGTCGGGCGTCATCATGCTCTTGCTCCTGGCCAGGCGTGAAACGTTGGCGGTGAGCATTAGCAGGGCGCGTGCCACCCTCCGTCCCGACGGCGGTGCCCGAGGGTGTGGGGGTGTGGACTGTTTCAGCGTGTTTCAGGGCGTTTCAGGTGAGCGGCGCGTGAGTGCGGGGCGGTCAGGCGGGGTCGTCGGGGAGGAGGGGGCGGAGCAGGGCGTCTTCGGAGTTGAGGGGGCGCCAGCCTGGAGGGGGAGGGTTTGCGAGGAGCACGTCACCCGCGTGGTCGACGTGCTCCTGCTGGGACTCTGGGGTGTAGGCGAACCACTGGCCCAGCGTCTTGGCGACCTTGAAGCGATTTGCGTCGTCGAGTGTCTCTGGCCATCCCAGGGGGAGGTTCTGGGACAGGAGGCGCACGAGCACGTCGCGCACGAACCGGGAGACCTGGTGACTCGCTTCTGCCTCTGCTCGCAGACCGCTGAGCACCTGCACTCCGGCGACGTCGTGCGCTCCCAGTTCCTCGGCCAAGGCAAACAGTGGAGTCGTTGGATGTGCCGCAGCGAAGGCGGTCAGCGAAGTGTAGCCACGCTCACGAGCACGTTCATACAGGCGGACATTCCAGTTTCCGCTCCACGCATGTCCGTCAGTCATCGCTGTCTTCCTCGCGGGAGGTTCATTGACTGGTACGAACGGCGCCCCCACTGCGGAGGGGCGCCGCTCCTCGTCAGGCTTCGTCGTCAGGGAGGAGGGTGCGGAGCAGTTCGTCGTCGGGGCTGAGTGGACGCCAGCCAGGAGGATGCGGCATGCCCATGAGCGCACCTCCAGCCCGCATGACGCGCTCTCGAAGTACCTCTGGTGTGTAGGCCGACCATTGCCCAAGTGCGATGGCGACATCCTCGCGAGTGTCATCATTCATCTCGGCAGGCCATCCGTTGGGGAGGAACTCGGAGAGTTCGCGCACGAGCTGTGCACGAACCAAGCGGGTGAGCCGATGGGTTCGCTCCGCTTCATCGACCAGCGCGCTGAACACCTGCACGCCGGCGATGTCGTCGGGGCCAAGCGCTTCGGCCAGTGAGACCAGCGATGCGGTGGGACGGGCCTCCGCGAACGCAGTCAGTGAGCTGTAGCCACGCTCCCGAACGCGCTCATGGAGACGGACCTTCCAGTTCCCCTTCCATGGGTGTCTGTCGGTCATTTCAGGTACGAGATGTCCCAGCTCCACACTTGGTTGGGCGCGGTGGCGGTGTGCTCGCCGCGAGGTCTGCGCGTGGGCGCCTTGGCATGGCCGTGGTGGGTCAACTGTCCGGCTTCGCGCAGCACCCGGGCGAAGCTCGCCTTGCTCTAGCCACGTACTCGCCTCGGTCCGCCAGCCGGGGCAATTCTGCTTGGGCGAAGCGTCGCGGAACTCCTCGCTGTTGGCCACGGCGCGGATGCGACGCCGCTCCATCTCGGAGAGTCGATTGGCGGGACGCGTATGGGGCCGCACCGTCGGTCTTCGGCCGTGGCGTGCCTTCTCCTGCGCTGAAATGGTGCGCAGCGCCCCCCCAGTCGCTCATAGGCAGCCTCCATGCGTACGCCCACGTGGAGCGCTTCGTCGATGAGGGCAAGCATCATTTCTCGCCCGCCGTGTCGTTCGCGTCTTCCTGGTGCCGCTCGTCCCAGCCCATTGTCTGAAGTTTTTTCGAGCACCAATAGTGCCGCCGTCTCCACCAGCGCCTTCTCTTTGCGCTGCAGCTCCCGCTCGAGCTCCTTCCCCCTCTCCTCGGCGGTGGCCAGCCGCTTGAGCTCCTTGGCTGGCCGTGGCTCCGTCGACGTGCCCGAGAGGGCTCCGGCGGCGACTTGCTGCCACTCCTTCATCTGAGCCTCGTGCAACTCCTCACTGCGAAGGAGCGCCCCCAACTCCTATCCGACAAGCCCTTGCGTCACCGCCAGCACTCGCAGCTTCTCCTCGGGCGTCCACTTCTTCGGCCCAGACGGCGCAGCGGGCTTCTTCTCTTCGGGCGGGGGCGTCATTGCCGCCACCCTATTCGCCTCGCGCAGCCACTGCGACAAAGTTGGTTGGGACACTCCCACCTTGTCGGGCCATCGCCGCAGCACTCACCGCGCTCGGGCCCACCATCCGATTCACCATCTCCGCCTTGAAGGCATCCGTGTACGGCACCGCGTCCTGCCTGCTCCCGCCCCTATGGGTGGTCAGATCGGCACGTCGGCCGAGGCGACAACTTCCCTGACACAGGGGGCGCATGCCCCAAGAACCCGCAGGCGCGCTCAACGCGGGACGCCCGCCGTCGGTCGGTTACGTTGATGCACCTCGCGCCCACCTAGCGCGTGACAGGGGCGTAGGCTCTTGTTGCTTGAATGGGGCCCGTCCAAGCAGGGAACATCAAGGCTCAGCACCCGTTCCTCCTCTTTTCTCGAGGTACGAGGTCCTGTTCTCGAATTGAAGCATGCCTCTGTGAGTTGATGTACCCGCTCCTGTCAGCGCCCAGGTGCGGGCCTCGTGGGCTCGACCCCGTGGTGACTCAAGGGCACAATGCTGATGAGTCGCTCAATGAGAAGAAGTTTTCCCTGCGGAGGTAACCATCTTCCAATACGTCAACATCGCTTCATTATCATCCACCACGCTCCTCGGGCTCCTGTAGCACGATGGCTGGCATGTGGGATGCTAAGGAGCCAGCAGTGGG
This window contains:
- a CDS encoding FAD/NAD(P)-binding oxidoreductase translates to MMTPDTDCGCKDPVTTPMPHLVPVNERHRVLIIGGGTAGICVAARLTRLGQKGVAILEPSDRHYYQPLWTLVGAGEARIEDTVRDEARLIPRGVKWLKDAATEVDPIRQEVRTRGGLRVGYDFLVVAPGIQLDWDKVAGLRDALETEHVSSNYDVKLAPKTWRMLQAFKGGTALFTHPATPVKCAGAPQKIMYLAADHFRRTGLLARSEVIFGSGAKAIFGVQPFARVLEDVVKRYGIHTRFGHNLVAVDGARREATFETTQDGRTTRVTQRYDLLHVTPPQSAPDFIKNSPLTSREGTCVGWVRADKHTLQHPTYPNVFALGDASDLPTSRTGAAIRKQAPVLVQNLRAVMDGRAPTARYDGYASCPLTTAYGKLLLAEFDYDGNPTPSFPFIDTLQERRDMWVMKKHGLPQLYWKLMMRGRG
- a CDS encoding NUDIX hydrolase; translation: MTDRHPWKGNWKVRLHERVRERGYSSLTAFAEARPTASLVSLAEALGPDDIAGVQVFSALVDEAERTHRLTRLVRAQLVRELSEFLPNGWPAEMNDDTREDVAIALGQWSAYTPEVLRERVMRAGGALMGMPHPPGWRPLSPDDELLRTLLPDDEA
- a CDS encoding NUDIX hydrolase: MTDGHAWSGNWNVRLYERARERGYTSLTAFAAAHPTTPLFALAEELGAHDVAGVQVLSGLRAEAEASHQVSRFVRDVLVRLLSQNLPLGWPETLDDANRFKVAKTLGQWFAYTPESQQEHVDHAGDVLLANPPPPGWRPLNSEDALLRPLLPDDPA
- a CDS encoding sigma-54 interaction domain-containing protein — encoded protein: MPSSRPPPPSPLALAALDSLAGAVLLVDANRRVASLTPALESLLGTPLREGAALAEVLTPPGDLDALLSHGRETSARLRSGATTVPVRVRAVPLTRAGRLQGWALSFTREQAPRDTGGEEVFHGLWTQDAELRRVFRIVEKVARTESSVLVRGESGTGKEHIAHALHVLSPRGKGPFRAINCAALPPNLLESELFGHVRGAFTGAVRDSPGHFRLAHGGSLFLDEVAELPLDLQAKMLRVLETRTVIPVGGRAPVPVDVRIIAATHRALRREVEAGRFRADLMYRLRVVPIFLPTLRERRGDILPLALRFLDELQQRGTRRVERIAPGARKLLEAHPWPGNVRELRNVMEYAYVIGEGPVLREADLPPEFSEPPAGARLDATDLDPEQLRGALAKAGGNRTEAARLLGVSRVTLWRRLRALDEADE